A window of the Pogona vitticeps strain Pit_001003342236 chromosome 4, PviZW2.1, whole genome shotgun sequence genome harbors these coding sequences:
- the PRKAB2 gene encoding 5'-AMP-activated protein kinase subunit beta-2, whose product MGNTTSERVSGERHGSKSHRSDGASSTHHTKDHSHKIMVGSTDDPNVFSTHDSKLPGEKDFVSWQHDLDESIKPSQQARPTVIRWTNGGKEVFISGSFNNWSTKIPLIKSHNDFVAILDLPEGEHQYKFFVDGQWVHDPAEPVVTSQMGTINNLIHVKKSDFEVFDALKLDSLESSETSCRDLTGSPPGIYGQEMYVYRAEERFKSPPILPPHLLQVILNKDTNISCDPALLPEPNHVMLNHLYALSIKDGVMVLSATHRYKKKYVTTLLYKPI is encoded by the exons ATGGGAAACACTACTAGCGAGAGGGTGTCTGGCGAACGTCATGGCTCCAAGTCTCACCGTTCTGATGGGGCCAGCAGCACCCACCATACCAAGGATCATTCACACAAGATCATGGTTGGAAGTACTGATGATCCGAATGTCTTCAGCACCCATGACTCCAAG CTTCCGGGAGAAAAAGATTTTGTGTCATGGCAGCATGACTTGGACGAGTCAATCAAGCCATCCCAGCAGGCGCGTCCCACTGTCATCCGCTGGACGAATGGAGGCAAAGAAGTCTTCATCTCAGGCTCCTTCAACAACTGGAGCACCAAGATACCTCTCATTAAAAG CCACAATGACTTTGTTGCTATTCTGGACCTTCCTGAAGGTGAACACCAGTACAAGTTCTTTGTGGATGGCCAGTGGGTTCATGATCCTGCTGAG CCAGTGGTAACTAGTCAGATGGGGACGATTAACAATCTGATTCATGTGAAGAAGTCTGATTTTGAAGTGTTTGATGCTTTAAAGTTGGACTCCCTTGAAAGTTCAGAGACATCCTGTCGAG ATCTTACTGGTTCTCCTCCTGGAATATATGGCCAGGAAATGTATGTGTATCGGGCTGAGGAGCGTTTCAAATCCCCACCAATTCTACCTCCACATCTCCTCCAAGTTATCCTCAACAAAGACACCAACATTTCG tgtgaTCCAGCACTTTTGCCTGAACCAAACCACGTGATGCTGAACCACCTGTATGCTCTGTCAATCAAG GATGGTGTCATGGTGCTCAGTGCCACACATCGCTACAAGAAGAAATATGTTACTACTCTCCTCTACAAACCCATCTGA